The DNA region CAAAAATATCAGTATGATTCTTTTTTTCAGAACCCCATCCAAGAGCGTGATGGCCGTAGAATGTGACCATGCGCTCACCCAGGCAGAAAGCGACAAACTCTGCTGGCTTTTTGGAGAAGCCACCCCCGAAAGTGAAGAAAACCTGAAAGGACATTTCGTTGGTCCGCGCCGCGAAATGATTACTCCTTGGAGTACAAATGCTGTGGAAATCACCCAGAATATGGGTTTGAGCGGTATCTCACGTATCGAAGAGTATTTCCCCGTAAAGGACGAAAACGCTGACCGTGACCCGATGCTGCAACGCATGTACAAGGGACTGGATCAGGAAGTATTCACCACCAACCGTAAGCCGGAACCGATCATCCACATCGAAGACCTGGAAGCTTACAACGAAAAAGAAGGTCTGGCACTCTCTAAAGAAGAGATGGACTACCTCAAGAAAGTAGAACAAGACCTTGGACGTAAACTGACCGACTCCGAAGTATTCGGTTTCGCCCAGATCAATTCCGAACACTGCCGCCACAAAATCTTCGGCGGGACATTCATCATCGATGGTGTGGAACAAGAGTCTTCCCTCTTCCAAATGATTAAGAAGACCACACAGGAAAATCCGAATAAAATCATTTCAGCTTATAAAGATAATGTAGCCTTTGCCGAAGGCCCGGTAATTGAACAGTTTGCCCCGGCAGACCATTCAAAACCCGACTATTTCCAGGTGAAAGATATTAAGAGTGTTATCTCACTGAAGGCTGAAACACACAACTTCCCAACTACCGTAGAACCGTTCAACGGTGCATCTACCGGTACAGGTGGAGAGATTCGTGACCGTATGGGCGGTGGTAAAGGTTCCTGGCCAATTGCCGGAACTGCCGTTTACATGACTTCATATCCCCGTACAGACGAAGATCGTCCCTGGGAAGAAATCCTTCCGGTACGCCAATGGCTGTATCAGACTCCCGAACAGATTCTGATCAAAGCATCCAATGGTGCCAGTGACTTCGGTAACAAGTTCGGCCAACCGCTGATCTGTGGTTCCGTACTGACTTTTGAACATAAGGAAAACGACGAAGTTTACGGTTACGACAAAGTAATCATGCTTGCCGGCGGTGTCGGTTACGGTACGAAACGTGACTGCCTGAAGGGTGCTCCTGAAGCCGGTAACAAAGTTGTCGTGATTGGTGGTGATAATTACCGTATCGGCTTGGGTGGTGGTTCCGTATCTTCAGTAGATACCGGACGTTACAGCAGCGGTATTGAGTTGAACGCCGTACAGCGCGCCAATGCAGAAATGCAGAAACGTGCCTACAACGTGGTACGTGCCCTCTGCGAAGAAGACAACAATCCGGTGGTATCCATCCACGACCATGGTTCAGCCGGACACGTAAACTGTCTCTCCGAATTGGTGGAAGAATGTGGTGGCATGATAGACATGAGTAAATTGCCCGTAGGTGACAAGACCTTGTCTGCCAAAGAAATTATCGCCAACGAAAGCCAGGAACGTATGGGATTGCTGATTGAAGAAGAAGCTATCGAGCATGTACGTAAAGTGGCTGAACGCGAACGTGCCCCAATGTATGTGGTAGGTGAAACTACCGGTGACCATCGCTTCGCTTTCCAACAAGCTGACGGTGTACGTCCGTTCGATCTTGCCGTAGAACAGATGTTCGGTTCGTCTCCCAAAACTTACATGGTAGACAAAACCGTGGAACGCCACTACGAAATGCCCAAATACGAACAATCCAAGTTGCACGAATATCTGACAAATGTATTGCAGTTGGAAGCTGTTGCCTGCAAAGACTGGTTGACCAATAAGGTGGACCGCTCGGTAACCGGCAAAATTGCCCGCCAACAATGCCAGGGTGAATTGCAATTACCGCTGAGTGACTGTGGCGTGGTTGCTCTCGACTATCGTGGTGAAAAAGGTATCGCAACTTCACTGGGACATGCTCCGCAAGCTGCATTGGCAGATCCGGCTGCCGGTTCAGTACTTTCTGTCAGCGAAGCACTGACCAACCTGGTATGGGCTCCGATGGCTGAAGGAATGGACAGTATTTCACTCTCCGCCAACTGGATGTGGCCTTGCCGCTCACAGGAAGGTGAAGATGCACGTCTCTACACCGCCGTAAAAGCATTGAGCGACTTCTGCTGTGCACTGCAAATCAATGTGCCTACCGGAAAAGACTCTCTGTCCATGACTCAGAAGTATCCCGACGGTAGCAAAGTAATCTCTCCGGGAACCGTCATCGTTTCCGCAGGCGGTGAAGTTTCTGATGTGAAGAAAGTGGTTTCTCCCGTACTTGTCAACAGCGAAAAGACAACGATTTATCATATTGACTTCAGTTTTGATACACTGAAGCTGGGTGGTTCGGCCTTTGCGCAATCATTGGGCAAGATTGGCGACGAAGTACCCACTGTACAAGATGCCGAATATTTCCGCGATGCTTTCCTTGCCGTTCAGGAACTGGTGAACAAAGGATTGATTCTTGCCGGACACGATATTTCTGCCGGTGGTCTGATTACTACCTTACTCGAAATGTGCTTCGCCAATGTAGAAGGTGGTATGGAAATCAATCTCGACAAGATGAAGGAACACGACCTCGTGAAACTCCTGTTTGCCGAGAACCCGGGTATTGTTATCCAGGTAAGCGACAAGCATAAGGAAGAAGTAAAACAAATATTGGAAGATGCCGGAGTAGGTTTTGTGAAGATTGGTAAGCCGACCGATGAACGCCACATCCTCGTATCTAAAGATGACGCTACTTATCAGTTCGGTATCGACTATATGCGTGATGTTTGGTATTCTACTTCTTACCTGCTCGACCGCAAGCAATCTATGAACGGTTGCGCCAAGAAACGTTTCGAGAACTACAAGATGCAGCCACTGGAATTCGCTTTCATGCCCGGCTTCAAAGGTAAATTCTCTCAATATGGCATCGACCCGAACCGCCGTACACCGACAGGCATCCGCGCAGCAATCATCCGCGAAAAAGGAACGAACGGTGAACGCGAAATGGCTTATTCCCTGTACCTGGCCGGCTTTGATGTGAAAGACGTCACCATGACCGACCTCATCAGCGGACGTGAGACACTGGAAGACGTGAACCTGATTGTTTATTGTGGTGGTTTCTCCAACTCAGACGTACTGGGTTCTGCCAAAGGTTGGGCAGGAGCTTTCCTCTTCAATCCGAAAGCTAAAGAAGCACTAGACAAGTATTATGCACGCGAAGATACGCTTTCACTGGGTGTTTGTAATGGTTGCCAGTTGATGATGGAATTGAACCTCATAAATCCCGAACATAAGAAAAACGGTAAAATGCTGCATAATGAATCTCATAAATTTGAATCGAGATTCCTGGGAGTTACCATCCCTACCAACCGCAGCGTAATGTTCGGCTCTCTGAGCGGCAGCAAACTCGGTATATGGGTAGCTCACGGAGAAGGAAAATTCTCTTTGCCTTACGACGAAGATAAATATAACGTGGTAGCCAAATACAGTTATGACGAGTATCCTGCCAATCCGAACGGCTCCGACTACTCCATAGCGGCCATAGCAAGTGCCGATGGACGCCATCTGGCTATCATGCCTCACCTGGAGCGCTCTATCTTCCCGTGGCAGAACGGTTGTTATCCTGCCGACCGCCTGCACAGCGACCAGATCACTCCATGGATGGAAGCCTTCGTCAATGCTCGTAAATGGGTAGAAGAAAAGGTTAAGTAGTTCTGACTACAATCTATAAGTGAAGCACAGGCGCAGGTTATAATATACAACTTGCGCCTGTTGTCGTCTAAACAATGCGAGGAATCGAACACTATTCTTCTTGCTTTCGTGTTGCTTTTATCAAACAAAATGCATATTTTTGCGTTAATTTCACAAATACCCCCAATAACGAACGACCGTAACTGTTATGAGAAAATTTATCATTTTCTTTTTACTCACATACATTTCCTCCTTCTGCATCGCCCAAACTTATAAATATCTCGGCGTAGAAGATGGCTTGAGCAACCGTAGGGTATATGCCATTCAGAAAGGGCCGAAAGGATATATGTGGTTTCTTACGCACAATGGCATTGACCGCTATGACGGAAAAAATTTCAAGCAATACCGGCTTATAGACAGCGAAATAGAAGTTAACTCCATGCTCAACCTGAGTTGGCTATATGTTGGTGTGGATGGAACATTGTGGGAAATAGGCAAAAAAGGAAGAGTATTCCGCTATGATGCCAAACATGACCGCTTTCAGCTTGTATACAAGCTACCTGATGAAGTAGTAAAAGGGAATCCGACTCCCGTAAGCTATGGATTTATTGACAGCAACAATATTGTGTGGCTCTGCAATGAGGAAGCACTATATCTCTACGATACGAATACAGAGAAAACCATCGTTATAAAAAACGATATCGGAGAAAGCATCACAGCTGTTGAGCAAATAGATTCCGAACATTATTTCATCGGTACGGATGTCGGTATACATCATGCCGAATTAAAAGACTATGTCCTCAATCTTTCCCCCTGCCATTGGCTCGACAACCTGAAAATACAAGTCAATGAATTGTATTTCCACAAAACCAGTCGCAAGCTATTCATCGGAACTTTCCAAAAAGGTATTTATCTATACGATATGAATATCCACCAAACCATCGAACTGAATGTAGGTTTGAAGGATGTCAGCATTACACGTATCAAAGCCTTCAATGACAAAGAAATATTGATAGCTACAGATGGTGCCGGAATATACAAAATGAATGTGGATACCTATAAATGTGAACCTTACATTGTAGCGGATTATAATAGCTATAATGCCATGAACGGCAACAGCATTTATGATTTCTATGTGGATGGTGATCGCATCTGGATGGCAAACTATCCTATCGGCATCACGGTACGCAATAATCAATACTCCAGTTACCTATGGATCAAACATTCCATTGGTAACAGACAATCGCTTGTTAACGACCAGGTGAATTCCATCATTGAAGATCAAGACGGAGACTTATGGTTTGCTAC from Bacteroides sp. MSB163 includes:
- the purL gene encoding phosphoribosylformylglycinamidine synthase, which encodes MILFFRTPSKSVMAVECDHALTQAESDKLCWLFGEATPESEENLKGHFVGPRREMITPWSTNAVEITQNMGLSGISRIEEYFPVKDENADRDPMLQRMYKGLDQEVFTTNRKPEPIIHIEDLEAYNEKEGLALSKEEMDYLKKVEQDLGRKLTDSEVFGFAQINSEHCRHKIFGGTFIIDGVEQESSLFQMIKKTTQENPNKIISAYKDNVAFAEGPVIEQFAPADHSKPDYFQVKDIKSVISLKAETHNFPTTVEPFNGASTGTGGEIRDRMGGGKGSWPIAGTAVYMTSYPRTDEDRPWEEILPVRQWLYQTPEQILIKASNGASDFGNKFGQPLICGSVLTFEHKENDEVYGYDKVIMLAGGVGYGTKRDCLKGAPEAGNKVVVIGGDNYRIGLGGGSVSSVDTGRYSSGIELNAVQRANAEMQKRAYNVVRALCEEDNNPVVSIHDHGSAGHVNCLSELVEECGGMIDMSKLPVGDKTLSAKEIIANESQERMGLLIEEEAIEHVRKVAERERAPMYVVGETTGDHRFAFQQADGVRPFDLAVEQMFGSSPKTYMVDKTVERHYEMPKYEQSKLHEYLTNVLQLEAVACKDWLTNKVDRSVTGKIARQQCQGELQLPLSDCGVVALDYRGEKGIATSLGHAPQAALADPAAGSVLSVSEALTNLVWAPMAEGMDSISLSANWMWPCRSQEGEDARLYTAVKALSDFCCALQINVPTGKDSLSMTQKYPDGSKVISPGTVIVSAGGEVSDVKKVVSPVLVNSEKTTIYHIDFSFDTLKLGGSAFAQSLGKIGDEVPTVQDAEYFRDAFLAVQELVNKGLILAGHDISAGGLITTLLEMCFANVEGGMEINLDKMKEHDLVKLLFAENPGIVIQVSDKHKEEVKQILEDAGVGFVKIGKPTDERHILVSKDDATYQFGIDYMRDVWYSTSYLLDRKQSMNGCAKKRFENYKMQPLEFAFMPGFKGKFSQYGIDPNRRTPTGIRAAIIREKGTNGEREMAYSLYLAGFDVKDVTMTDLISGRETLEDVNLIVYCGGFSNSDVLGSAKGWAGAFLFNPKAKEALDKYYAREDTLSLGVCNGCQLMMELNLINPEHKKNGKMLHNESHKFESRFLGVTIPTNRSVMFGSLSGSKLGIWVAHGEGKFSLPYDEDKYNVVAKYSYDEYPANPNGSDYSIAAIASADGRHLAIMPHLERSIFPWQNGCYPADRLHSDQITPWMEAFVNARKWVEEKVK